The Aerococcaceae bacterium DSM 111021 region ACTATTTCGCTCTCATCATTAATCATATTATCTAATGTATTAAATAAAGCACGATCTACAGCTGGTTCAGATAAAATAATTTTCCCGTCTACAATACCCATGAATTCATCTTTAAGTATTTCAACACCATCAAGATTAGTATCACGAATAGCATACGTAATTTGACCAGTAGAAACCATTTTGATGTTTTCATTCATTGCTGATTGGTTATCCTCTATAGTAGCTTCAGCGTCAAATGCAAATATTGCACTGATTCCTTCAGGTACGGTTCTTGTCGGAACAACTACAGCTGGTTTTTCAATAACTTCTACCGCTTGTTGAGCAGCCATTATAATGTTTTTGTTATTAGGTAATAAAATATAACGTTCTGCAGGTGTAGCTTCCATCGCTTGAACAAAATCTTGCGTTGATGGATTCATTGTCTGACCACCCGATAGAACAACATCAATACCAATTGATTTCAGCATTTCAGTCATTCCTTCACCGGCAGCAACTGCAATAACTGCATAATCTTTATTCGTTACAGCTGCAGTTTGTTGGTGAGACAATGCTTCATTAGCATTTTCTAATTCACGGACCTGTTCACGCATATTATCAACCTTGATCTTAATTAACTCACCAAATTCTTGACCTAACTGCATAATTTCACCTGGATTTTCCGTGTGAATATGCACTTTAGCTATTTCTTCATCAGAAACAACTAATAATGAGTCACCTTTTTCATTTAAGATATTACGGAACTCATCATAGTCAAACTCTCTTTCAACAGTTGGACCGTGTCCAATGTGAACCATGATTTCAGTACAGTAACCGTAAGTAATATCATCCATCGACATTGGGTGTTCGTTTGTCTCTTCAAACACTGCGTGAGAGTGCGCATCTGACTTCTTAGAATGGTCTTCAGAAATGATTACTTCACCTGTTAAGCTTGAAAGGAAACCTTCATATATACAGAGTAAACCTTTCCCTCCACTATCAACTACACCAACCTGTTTAAGTACAGGTAACATCTCTGTTGTTTTATCAAGAGCAATACTTGCTCCTTTTACGATTGCACGCATAATTTCAATTATGTCAGTCGTATTTTTTGCTGCTCTTTCACCAGCTAAAGCTGATTCACGAGCAACTGTTAAAATAGTACCTTCAACAGGTTTCATTACTGCTTTATAAGCTGATTCTACTCCACCAGCAAATGCTTTTACAAAGTATTTTGAATCAACATTCTCTTGATCTTCAATCGCTTTAGAAAAGCCGCGGAATATCTGTGACAAGATAACCCCTGAGTTTCCTCGAGCACCCATCAATAATCCTTTGGCTAATGCTGTACTTGATTCTCCAACATGTTTAGAAGAATTCTCTTTTAATTTTTCGACACCCGAAATAAATGACATATTCATATTCGTTCCTGTATCTCCATCTGGTACAGGGAATACATTAAGTGAATTGATTAAGTCAACATTCTTTGTTAAACGATCTGCTCCAGCGATAATCATTGATTGAAATTCTGGTGCCGTTAACTTAGTAAGTTCCAACTTTCGTCCTCCTTATAGCTAGTCAACTGTATTATTAGTCAACTTTTACTCCTTGAACGTGAACATTCACAAAATCTAGTGTGAAGCCTAGTAAACGTTCGACATTATATTTTACTGTTTCTTGAATATTTTGGCAGATAACGGATATTTTTGTTCCATAAGATACAAGTATATATACATCAACTGCAACTTGATTACCATTTTGGGAAAGAACTACACCTTTGGCAAAATTCTCTCTACGTAAAATCTCTATTATATTATCACGAAAGAAACTTTTACTTACCATCCCTACGACACCGTAATTATCGGTAACTGCTGCACCTACAACTGTTGCGATAACTTCGTTGCTTAATGTGATTTGTCCATTTGGGGTTGGAATATTTATTGCCATATAATCTCCTCCTATTGTTTATATCTTAGTTATTTTATCATAAACATTGCTATTATTCACTTAAATTGATATTACCAATCTGATACTGTTTGACAAGAGATTTGAATTATATATTAAATATCGTTCCATTTAACTTCCGATTACAAATAAAAAAGCTAACTTGCTCATAGCAAATTAGCTTATTTAAATAATATAACGAGATTAAACACGTTCAACTTTACCTGATTTTAATGCACGTGCAGAAACCCAAACTTTCTTAGGCTCGCCGTCTACCATGATGCGTACTTTTTGTAAGTTAGCACCAAAACTACGTTTGCTTGCGTTCATTGCGTGCGAACGATTGTTACCAGATCTTGTTTTACGTCCTGTAAAGTAACATTCTTTAGCCATTAGTATTTCCTCCATTTCTTGCAGGAGCTGTGTCTCTGCTTTTTCATACCGTATTAATTTATCATATTATTCATTCTTATGCAAGAATTTTTCAATATTATTCATAGTTAAAGCGGTTTTGTTTCCAAGAAAATATATTAGTATATCCATAGTTATAAGTCAAGGTACTTTTATACCAATTACTTATATCTAATCGCTTTTTAATTAATAACCTTTTTTCTTATTATACTCATTTCTAACAAGTGTCCCGTTTTCTAAATAACTATCCAGATTCTCTTTAAAAATAGGATAAATCATATCTCTAAAATGTTCCACATTTCCTGATACATGAGGTGTAATGACTAAGTTTTTGGTTTGCCATAACTTGGATGATTCTGGAAGTGGTTCAGGAGAAGTTACATCTAGATATGCTCCTGCTATTTTATCATCTTCAAGTACTTCCATTAAATCATTATCATTTACCGACTCTCCACGACCAATGTTAATGAAATAAGCTGATTTTTTCATGACAGTGAAAATATTGTTATCAAAGTAAGATTTGCTCGCTTTTGTTAACGGTAATGCATTAATAACAAAATCAACTTCTTCGAGTACTTCGATACTACTTTCCATTGTATAAGTATTATCAAAATACTGAATGCTACGACCGTTTGAATTAACACCATAAGTCTTCATTCCGAAAAAATTAGAAGTTCGTGCGATTTCTTTGCCAATAGCCCCTGTTCCATAAACAAGTATTTTTTTATCTTTCAAGGAAAACATATTTGTCATAATATGTTTATCCCATTGGTTATTTGATTGACTTTTTATCCCAGGAATAATACCTCTAGCAACACCTAATAAATATCCGAAAATATTTTCAGTAATTGGAACAGCGTGAACACCACTCATATTCGAAATTAAAATATTCTCATTATTTCGTACATCTTCTGGTATCGCATCAAGGCCAGCTGTATCTTTTTGTACCCATTTTAATTGTGATAATTTCGATTCATTTTCATTAAGTTGTGAACTCCAACCGTATACAATTTCGATATTTTTAATGTCTTCTGAATGTATTTCTTCCTTCGTTTTAACTACATAGCCTTTCGCTGTATCTTTAATTTCTTCCAATTGCCATTCTTTTGTAATAGCATAGATTGCAATAATTGGTTTTGACATATTTATAGCTCCTTACTATCTCTCATTTACTCTTAAAACTAAGACAAGCCCTTCTTTAAATGAGATTATAACTGGATGATTTTCGTCAATAAACTCATTACTAATTAGTGCCCGCGGATATGGTATGTCTGTCGGCTCTAAATTATAAATAGCATTCTCAATACTCAATTCTTTGACCGCTGTTAAAGTTATAATTGATAAGTAGTCTGGCATCAACGTATCAGCACTAATTGTATGTAGTCCAGCAAAATAAAACTGAAAAACATGATCTTTCTCGATGAATTTTATTTGACTGACACTTTGTTTGAATCTTGGCTGATAAACCATCCAAATATTCGCTAGCATATGATCTAATCGCCCTTTGGTTTCTCCGATTCCTCCAAAGATGAAACAGTCTATACCAGGATACTTAGATTGAACGATTTCTAAAGCTAATTCCATATCAGTATCATCTTTTTGTGCTGGATGTTTAATAATTTGACTGGTATTTTCTTTAATTAGTTGAAACTCCTCTTCAGTTACGGAATCAAAGTCACCCACGGCATAATCTAATTGATAGCCTGCTTTAATTAATTGCAAACTACCAGCATCTACACCAATATAATACGTTTTATTCTGTTGAACATATTTTGGTATCTCTTTTAACGCTGGGTTAGCAGCGCCTCCACATACAACAACCTTTTGATTTTCTACATTCTGCATTTTAACACCTTAATTTCTTAACGAATCTATAGCTTCCTTACGATTATTATGATTGAAGATATAAGAACCTGCGACCAGTACATCAGCTCCTGCTTCTATGCATTTTTGACCTGTATCGTCATTAATGCCACCATCTACTTCAATCTCATAATGATAATTAAACTCACTACGTAATTCCTTTAATTGCTTAATCTTGTTTAAACTAGACGGTATAAACGTTTGCCCACCAAATCCTGGGTTTACCGTCATGACTAATACTAAGTCAACGTCAGATAAAACTGACTTTATCGCTTCTACAGGTGTTCCAGGATTAATAACAACTCCTGCTTTAGTACCAGTTTGTTTGATTTGTTGAATCACTCGATGAATATGATTGGTTGCTTCTACATGAACCGAAATAATATCAGCTCCAGATTCTGCAACAAAATCAATGTAACGTTCTGGCTCATCGATCATCAAATGACAATCAAATGTCTTATCTGTTAAATGGCGAATTGATTTCATAACCATAGGTCCAAACGAAATATTCGGCACGAAATTACCATCCATCATATCAATATGAATATAATCTGCGCCATGTTCCACAATATCCAACAAATCATCGCCTAATTTGCTAAAATCTGCACTTAAAATTGATGGTGCTACTCTCATATATAATCCCCCTATTATTTTTTCTTTTTATAAATGGGTTTTCTTTGCTCAATTCGCTCTACTATTTGTACATAATTATTATAACGACTTTCTGCAATCACACCATTTTCAACTTCATTCTTAACATTACAACCCGGTTCATTTAAATGCAAGCAAGAGCGAAATTTACAGGCCTCCCCTGCTTGTGTTATCTCTGGAAAATAGAATCTTAAATCTGATTTTTCAATATCCGGGAAATCAATTGCACTGAATCCTGGTGTATCGGCTAAAAATCCATTGTTGAATGGGTATAATGTAACTTCTCTTGTCGTATGTTTCCCTCGATTTAGTGCTTCACTTATAATGCCTGTCTCAATATTAGCTTCAGGTAATAATAAGTTTAGCAAAGTTGATTTCCCAACTCCGGATTGACCCATTATTACGTACAAGCCATTTTCTATAAGATTTTTGATTTTCTCTATGTCTGAATCATCGTTATTTAAAGTAACAACTGTATACCCAGCTGGTGAGTAAACTTTTTTTATATTGTTAACTTTTTCATCTGCTTTTTCTTGCCCCAAAGCTTCAACTAATAAATCATATTTCGATAATAGAATTATCGGCTCGATATGATTAGACTCAATCGATACAAGGAAATAATCTAATAAATTATACGAAAAATCTGGTTCCACTAAGGACGTTACAATCATAGAATAATCTACATTTGAAATGCTCGGTCTAACTAACTCATTTTCTCTTGGTAATATTTCAATGAGACGACTTTCAGATTGACTATCATTTACGTCAATTTCAATGATTACTTCGTCACCCACTAATGGTTTTTCATTTTTGTGTCTGAACAAGCCTTTTGGTTTTGTTGCAAAGCTTTTATTCTCTGACCAGACATAATAAAACCCACTAATTGATTGATATATAACACCTTTTTTCTTTTGCATAAAACCCTCCTTTTAAAAAAAGGTTAAATCCTCCAGTAAGAAAGATTTAACCTTGAAACAACTACTGTGGTATAACATTATTGCTTTCTTCATATACCTCACCATTCCTTAGTATACGATATTGACCCGTACCATTAGAGGAAATATATAAAGTTAATTCGATTAACTGTGACTTAGTAATCTCAAATTCTTCAGCCACATCAGTAATATTATTGTTCTCATCACCAATAAATACTTGGATAGTATTAGGTAAAGGTGTTTCCTGCTCTTCATCATTGTCTTCATAAGTTGGTAAGTATTCAATGTAAACTGGAGTCAAAGATGAATATATCTCTTCTTCCTCTTGCCCCATCGAAACAACAACTGAAATGACATCTCCAGGATACAATGACGTACCGCTTTCCGGAGATTGACTAATGACTTGCCCTTCGGGAATAAACTCACTGTATTCATATCCAATGTCTACAGTTAAACCATACCCATCGGCAAAAGACTGAACCATATCTAAAGATAAGTTATAGAAGTCTTGCATCGTACTTGATTCTGAATAACTTCCTACAGTCATAGTAATTGGCGTTTCTCCTGGAACAACTCGTGTACCTGGCTCAAGACTTTGTGCCATTATTGTACCGGTTTGTGACGCATCATTTGTAAACAAATCTTGCCGTTCAACAATAAACCCGGCTTCTATGAGCATTTGGCGTATCGGTTCATAGTTTTGACCAACATAATCACTAATTTGAACTTGTTCTACGCCACTACTAACTACTAAATTCACTGATGAATTTCTTTCAATTCTTTCACCAGTTTCAGGATCTGTTCCAATGACATTACCTTGTATCACAGTGTCATGCCAATTATTAATAACATTTTCAACCGCTATATTTTCTTCTTGAAGAAGCTCAATTGCTTCAGCTTGAGATAAATCCTCAACATCTGGAACTGTTACATAACGAATTGTTTGATTATATAGTGCATATGCACCAAATGCTAATAAAAGCACTATTAAGACAATAGATACTTGCGTAATCAGTTTTCGAAGACGCTTAGGTCTAGATATCGGTGGCAATTCATCGTATTGAAGAATTTCATCATCTTGAAAAT contains the following coding sequences:
- a CDS encoding DAK2 domain-containing protein yields the protein MELTKLTAPEFQSMIIAGADRLTKNVDLINSLNVFPVPDGDTGTNMNMSFISGVEKLKENSSKHVGESSTALAKGLLMGARGNSGVILSQIFRGFSKAIEDQENVDSKYFVKAFAGGVESAYKAVMKPVEGTILTVARESALAGERAAKNTTDIIEIMRAIVKGASIALDKTTEMLPVLKQVGVVDSGGKGLLCIYEGFLSSLTGEVIISEDHSKKSDAHSHAVFEETNEHPMSMDDITYGYCTEIMVHIGHGPTVEREFDYDEFRNILNEKGDSLLVVSDEEIAKVHIHTENPGEIMQLGQEFGELIKIKVDNMREQVRELENANEALSHQQTAAVTNKDYAVIAVAAGEGMTEMLKSIGIDVVLSGGQTMNPSTQDFVQAMEATPAERYILLPNNKNIIMAAQQAVEVIEKPAVVVPTRTVPEGISAIFAFDAEATIEDNQSAMNENIKMVSTGQITYAIRDTNLDGVEILKDEFMGIVDGKIILSEPAVDRALFNTLDNMINDESEIVTIFIGDGGKEELVDQIINELEETYADVDFEVIQGDQPVYEYIMSVE
- a CDS encoding ribulose-phosphate 3-epimerase, which encodes MRVAPSILSADFSKLGDDLLDIVEHGADYIHIDMMDGNFVPNISFGPMVMKSIRHLTDKTFDCHLMIDEPERYIDFVAESGADIISVHVEATNHIHRVIQQIKQTGTKAGVVINPGTPVEAIKSVLSDVDLVLVMTVNPGFGGQTFIPSSLNKIKQLKELRSEFNYHYEIEVDGGINDDTGQKCIEAGADVLVAGSYIFNHNNRKEAIDSLRN
- the rsgA gene encoding ribosome small subunit-dependent GTPase A, which translates into the protein MQKKKGVIYQSISGFYYVWSENKSFATKPKGLFRHKNEKPLVGDEVIIEIDVNDSQSESRLIEILPRENELVRPSISNVDYSMIVTSLVEPDFSYNLLDYFLVSIESNHIEPIILLSKYDLLVEALGQEKADEKVNNIKKVYSPAGYTVVTLNNDDSDIEKIKNLIENGLYVIMGQSGVGKSTLLNLLLPEANIETGIISEALNRGKHTTREVTLYPFNNGFLADTPGFSAIDFPDIEKSDLRFYFPEITQAGEACKFRSCLHLNEPGCNVKNEVENGVIAESRYNNYVQIVERIEQRKPIYKKKK
- a CDS encoding 50S ribosomal protein L28, encoding MAKECYFTGRKTRSGNNRSHAMNASKRSFGANLQKVRIMVDGEPKKVWVSARALKSGKVERV
- a CDS encoding thiamine diphosphokinase, with the protein product MQNVENQKVVVCGGAANPALKEIPKYVQQNKTYYIGVDAGSLQLIKAGYQLDYAVGDFDSVTEEEFQLIKENTSQIIKHPAQKDDTDMELALEIVQSKYPGIDCFIFGGIGETKGRLDHMLANIWMVYQPRFKQSVSQIKFIEKDHVFQFYFAGLHTISADTLMPDYLSIITLTAVKELSIENAIYNLEPTDIPYPRALISNEFIDENHPVIISFKEGLVLVLRVNER
- a CDS encoding Asp23/Gls24 family envelope stress response protein, with translation MAINIPTPNGQITLSNEVIATVVGAAVTDNYGVVGMVSKSFFRDNIIEILRRENFAKGVVLSQNGNQVAVDVYILVSYGTKISVICQNIQETVKYNVERLLGFTLDFVNVHVQGVKVD
- the pknB gene encoding Stk1 family PASTA domain-containing Ser/Thr kinase codes for the protein MIDINSKLSGRYIINQLVGSGGMANVYLARDLILDRDVAVKVLRFDFQDNQDAIRRFQREAMAASQLLHHNVVEVYDVDEEEGQQYIVMEYVKGNDLKTFIREKSPVSLELAVNIMSQILSAIDIAHRHNIIHRDIKPQNILITENNEVKITDFGIAVVLSDTSLTQTNTLLGSVHYLSPEQARGGSATVKSDIYALGVVLYELITGEVPYDGESAVSVALKHFQEEFPRVKEHLDYVPQSLENVVMRATAKSLEHRYSSVQEMLNDLSTSLSVNRMNEQRFDPETDIEDTLIMTPIKPISTASQTLSSVEVKEDFQDDEILQYDELPPISRPKRLRKLITQVSIVLIVLLLAFGAYALYNQTIRYVTVPDVEDLSQAEAIELLQEENIAVENVINNWHDTVIQGNVIGTDPETGERIERNSSVNLVVSSGVEQVQISDYVGQNYEPIRQMLIEAGFIVERQDLFTNDASQTGTIMAQSLEPGTRVVPGETPITMTVGSYSESSTMQDFYNLSLDMVQSFADGYGLTVDIGYEYSEFIPEGQVISQSPESGTSLYPGDVISVVVSMGQEEEEIYSSLTPVYIEYLPTYEDNDEEQETPLPNTIQVFIGDENNNITDVAEEFEITKSQLIELTLYISSNGTGQYRILRNGEVYEESNNVIPQ